A window from Sphingobacterium hotanense encodes these proteins:
- the murI gene encoding glutamate racemase: MSDTTIAGPIGIFDSGYGGLTVFKEIHKQLPQYDYIYLGDNARVPYGTRSFETVYEFTKECVFKLFDLGCNLVILACNTASAKALRSIQQNDLPLGKKVLGVIRPTSEIVDQFTKSNKVGILATQGTVNSESYVIEINKFHPQIDVFQHACPFWVPLVENNELQSEGAHYFVQQDIEELLALSPNIDTILLACTHYPLLLPIIEKYVPEGINIISQGKLVADSLVDYLKRHPEVEAQCSKGSKLQFFTTDDANDFNEKAEIFFGKRIASETIKV, encoded by the coding sequence ATGAGCGACACAACAATAGCAGGCCCGATCGGGATATTTGATTCCGGATACGGTGGCCTCACGGTATTTAAAGAAATACATAAACAGCTTCCTCAATATGATTACATCTATTTAGGAGATAATGCACGCGTGCCTTATGGGACTAGGTCTTTTGAAACCGTATATGAATTCACCAAAGAGTGTGTTTTCAAGTTATTTGATTTGGGTTGCAACCTGGTTATCTTAGCTTGCAATACGGCTTCTGCAAAAGCTTTACGTTCTATTCAACAAAATGATTTGCCTCTAGGAAAAAAGGTACTGGGCGTCATCAGACCAACATCGGAGATTGTGGACCAATTTACCAAAAGCAATAAGGTTGGCATTTTGGCAACACAAGGAACGGTAAACTCCGAATCCTATGTTATCGAGATCAACAAGTTTCATCCGCAGATTGATGTTTTTCAGCATGCTTGTCCTTTTTGGGTACCCTTGGTGGAGAATAACGAATTGCAGAGCGAGGGCGCTCATTACTTTGTGCAACAAGATATTGAAGAGCTTCTTGCACTTTCTCCGAATATCGACACGATCTTATTGGCCTGCACACACTACCCACTGCTATTGCCTATCATAGAAAAATATGTGCCTGAAGGCATCAATATTATATCGCAAGGGAAGCTTGTTGCTGATAGTCTGGTCGATTATCTAAAACGACATCCGGAGGTAGAGGCACAGTGTAGCAAAGGTAGCAAGCTGCAATTCTTCACGACCGATGATGCGAATGATTTCAATGAAAAGGCGGAGATTTTCTTTGGAAAGAGAATTGCGTCTGAGACGATCAAAGTCTAG
- a CDS encoding SufE family protein translates to MTINEIQDELIEDFAFYQDWMEKYEYIIQLGKELPLIDEANKQDQYIIKGCQSKVWLFPEVKDGKLFFTADSDAVITKGLVSLMVKVLSGHSPKEIAEADLYFIEQIGLKEHLSPTRANGLLSMVKQMKLYALAFQAQGI, encoded by the coding sequence ATGACAATTAACGAAATACAAGACGAGTTAATCGAAGATTTTGCTTTCTACCAAGACTGGATGGAGAAATATGAATATATCATCCAGCTAGGGAAGGAACTCCCTTTGATCGACGAAGCAAACAAACAAGACCAATATATCATTAAAGGGTGCCAATCTAAGGTATGGTTATTCCCTGAGGTAAAAGACGGTAAATTATTCTTTACGGCAGACTCGGATGCTGTTATCACCAAAGGCTTGGTCAGTCTGATGGTAAAAGTACTATCCGGCCATAGTCCTAAAGAAATAGCAGAAGCCGATCTATATTTTATTGAACAGATAGGTTTAAAAGAACATTTGTCGCCAACACGTGCCAACGGATTGTTGTCTATGGTGAAGCAGATGAAGCTCTATGCACTGGCTTTTCAAGCACAAGGCATTTAA
- a CDS encoding aminotransferase class V-fold PLP-dependent enzyme encodes MSNLDIQKIREDFPILKRQVNGKPLIYLDNGATTQKPKLVIDAIMSYYTDMNSNVHRGVHYLSQISTDAFEVTRRKLQEFINAAHDYEVIITKGTTDSINLVATCYGREFVHAGDEIIVSAMEHHSNIVPWQMLCEERGATLKVIPMNEEGELDMEAYKALLNEKTKLVSVNYVSNALGTINPVREIIKLAHAQGVPVLLDAAQAVQHIKIDVQELDVDFLAFSGHKMYGPTGVGVLYGKEEWLNKIPPYQGGGDMIKDVTFEKTTYNELPFKFEAGTPNIEAGIALNAAIDYINDLGIDNIKAYEDELLAYATEQLSTVEGIRFIGTAKEKSSVISFVVDGTHPYDIGVILDKLGIAVRTGHHCAQPVMDQFHIPGTVRASLAVYNTKEEIDALVAGVKRATAMLV; translated from the coding sequence TTGAGTAATCTAGATATACAGAAAATCCGTGAGGATTTCCCCATATTAAAACGCCAAGTGAATGGTAAACCGCTGATTTACCTAGACAATGGTGCTACAACACAGAAACCTAAGCTAGTGATTGATGCAATCATGTCATATTATACCGATATGAACAGCAATGTGCATCGCGGTGTTCACTACTTAAGCCAAATCTCTACCGATGCCTTCGAAGTTACACGTAGAAAGCTGCAGGAATTTATCAATGCCGCGCATGATTACGAGGTCATCATCACCAAAGGAACAACCGACAGTATTAATTTAGTTGCGACCTGTTACGGACGCGAGTTTGTGCATGCGGGTGATGAGATTATTGTTTCGGCAATGGAGCATCACTCGAACATTGTGCCCTGGCAGATGCTTTGTGAAGAACGCGGAGCTACATTAAAGGTAATACCGATGAATGAGGAAGGCGAACTGGATATGGAAGCCTACAAAGCCTTGTTGAACGAGAAGACGAAGTTAGTTTCTGTAAACTATGTTTCCAACGCGTTAGGAACGATCAACCCTGTTCGAGAAATTATTAAACTTGCGCATGCGCAGGGCGTACCGGTTTTATTGGATGCGGCTCAGGCAGTACAACATATCAAGATCGATGTGCAGGAACTGGACGTGGATTTTCTAGCGTTTTCCGGTCACAAGATGTACGGCCCGACAGGAGTTGGTGTGTTATACGGCAAAGAAGAATGGTTGAATAAGATTCCTCCTTATCAAGGCGGTGGTGATATGATTAAAGATGTAACCTTCGAGAAAACAACCTATAACGAGCTACCGTTTAAGTTCGAAGCCGGAACACCGAACATTGAGGCGGGAATTGCGCTAAACGCTGCAATAGACTATATCAACGATCTGGGAATCGACAATATTAAAGCTTATGAAGACGAACTTTTAGCCTATGCTACAGAACAGTTGAGCACGGTGGAAGGTATTCGTTTTATAGGAACAGCTAAAGAAAAATCCTCTGTTATCTCCTTCGTAGTCGATGGAACACACCCATACGACATCGGAGTGATTCTGGATAAATTAGGAATCGCCGTTCGTACGGGGCACCATTGTGCGCAGCCGGTGATGGATCAATTCCATATTCCTGGTACGGTGCGTGCTAGTTTAGCGGTCTATAATACAAAAGAAGAAATTGATGCGTTAGTCGCTGGCGTAAAACGCGCGACGGCAATGCTGGTATAA
- a CDS encoding acyl-ACP desaturase, translated as MQELPLNIPEGSRKEVMAYLEPFMINEMSEYLKPVEEMWQPADFLPDSSRDTFFEEVRDLQESAKELPYDLVAVLIGDTVTEEALPTYESWLTMVDDVEKNEQGGWMKWVRAWTAEENRHGDLLNKYLYLSGRIDMRQFEISVQYLIKDGFDIGTGADPYRNFIYTSFQELATNVSHRRVAGISKKSGDKLLAKMCGVIAADEARHAKAYMSFISHAMAVDPSEVMIAFEDMMRKKIVMPAHFLRESGEPQGEAFAHFSDAAQRLGVYTALDYVDILKELIADWKIDQVSGLNEKGEKARDYLMRLPDRLTRLADRMSIPEKQYNFKWIYG; from the coding sequence ATGCAAGAATTACCATTAAACATACCAGAGGGCTCAAGAAAAGAAGTGATGGCTTACTTAGAACCTTTCATGATCAATGAAATGTCTGAGTATTTAAAGCCGGTTGAAGAAATGTGGCAACCTGCCGATTTCTTACCGGACTCTTCACGCGACACTTTTTTTGAGGAGGTGCGCGATTTACAAGAAAGCGCAAAAGAACTTCCTTATGATTTAGTAGCGGTATTGATCGGTGATACAGTAACTGAAGAGGCACTTCCTACTTACGAATCTTGGTTGACAATGGTTGATGACGTGGAGAAGAACGAACAAGGTGGATGGATGAAATGGGTTCGCGCTTGGACAGCTGAAGAGAACCGTCACGGCGACCTATTGAACAAGTACCTTTACCTTTCCGGACGTATTGATATGCGTCAGTTCGAAATCTCAGTACAATACTTAATTAAAGACGGATTTGATATCGGTACAGGGGCAGATCCTTATCGTAACTTTATCTATACCTCATTTCAGGAGTTAGCAACGAATGTATCGCACCGTCGTGTTGCTGGTATTTCGAAAAAGAGCGGCGACAAATTGTTGGCGAAAATGTGTGGCGTAATTGCAGCCGATGAGGCTCGCCATGCGAAAGCCTATATGTCATTTATCTCGCATGCAATGGCTGTTGATCCTTCGGAGGTCATGATTGCATTTGAAGATATGATGCGTAAGAAAATTGTGATGCCGGCGCATTTCTTAAGAGAGTCGGGCGAGCCGCAAGGCGAGGCATTTGCACACTTCTCCGACGCTGCACAGCGCTTAGGTGTTTACACGGCTTTAGATTACGTAGATATTTTAAAGGAACTTATTGCTGATTGGAAAATCGATCAGGTGTCCGGGCTGAACGAAAAGGGCGAGAAAGCTAGAGATTATTTAATGCGTCTTCCTGATCGTCTAACACGCTTGGCGGATAGAATGAGTATTCCTGAAAAGCAATATAATTTCAAATGGATTTATGGATAG
- a CDS encoding MarR family winged helix-turn-helix transcriptional regulator — MLTESFNQYSFILDQTARRVKQCAQGSFAAHGIDLTVDQWSVLKTLYEDADHTHRELAELCGKDQPTMTRIIDLLLKKGYVVRVEHPTDRRCLLLHLTEAGRSKVEALAPLVKEFRMKAWENLSQEDFDHFTRILNTIYNNLETK, encoded by the coding sequence ATGCTAACGGAATCATTTAATCAATATTCTTTCATTTTAGATCAGACGGCACGTCGTGTGAAGCAGTGTGCGCAAGGTTCGTTCGCTGCACATGGCATTGATTTGACGGTCGATCAATGGTCTGTATTGAAAACCTTGTACGAAGATGCAGATCATACGCATCGGGAACTAGCGGAATTGTGCGGAAAGGACCAACCTACAATGACGAGAATCATTGACCTTCTCTTGAAAAAGGGCTATGTTGTCCGCGTTGAACATCCTACGGATCGCCGCTGTTTGCTTTTGCATCTAACTGAAGCAGGAAGGTCTAAAGTAGAAGCATTGGCTCCTTTAGTTAAAGAATTTCGGATGAAAGCATGGGAGAACCTTTCGCAGGAAGATTTCGACCATTTTACGAGAATATTGAACACTATTTATAATAATCTAGAAACAAAATAG
- a CDS encoding NAD(P)/FAD-dependent oxidoreductase, with the protein MITTDICIIGAGPVGLFAVFEAGLLKMRCHLIDALPQIGGQLSEIYPHKPIYDIPGYPSITAQQLIDNQMEQIAPFHPTFTLGERVDQLQKLDDGSYYVIGTEGTVIHCQVVVIAGGLGCFEPRKPELENLERFEGQNVHYMVKNPERFRDQRIVIAGGGDSALDWTIFLADIAKEVTLVHRSDSFRGAPDSAEKVFNLAQDGKINLLLSHNLQKLDGNGTLESIHLLNKAKEEVIVPTDHFIPLYGLSPKLGPIADWGLTIDKNAIEVNTFDYSTNIERIFAIGDINTYPGKLKLILCGYHEAALMAQSAFKYVYPDQKLSFKYTTVNGINAF; encoded by the coding sequence ATGATTACAACAGATATTTGTATCATCGGAGCAGGACCAGTTGGTCTATTTGCAGTATTTGAAGCCGGTTTGTTAAAGATGAGATGTCATTTGATCGATGCATTGCCTCAGATTGGAGGTCAGCTGTCAGAGATCTATCCACACAAGCCTATTTACGATATCCCGGGTTACCCAAGTATTACTGCGCAGCAGTTAATCGACAATCAGATGGAGCAGATTGCTCCCTTCCACCCTACCTTTACACTTGGTGAGCGCGTCGATCAACTACAGAAATTAGATGATGGCTCATACTATGTCATTGGAACCGAAGGTACAGTTATACATTGCCAAGTGGTAGTAATCGCTGGTGGTTTGGGCTGTTTCGAACCTAGAAAGCCAGAATTAGAAAATTTAGAACGTTTTGAGGGTCAGAATGTTCATTATATGGTGAAGAACCCTGAGCGATTCAGAGATCAACGCATTGTGATAGCAGGTGGTGGCGACTCGGCATTAGATTGGACAATCTTCCTAGCCGATATTGCTAAGGAAGTGACTTTAGTTCACCGCAGCGATAGCTTCCGCGGAGCACCAGATTCGGCAGAGAAAGTCTTTAACCTGGCGCAGGATGGAAAGATAAATTTGTTGCTTTCTCATAATCTGCAAAAGCTGGATGGAAATGGAACCTTAGAGAGTATCCACTTGCTAAATAAAGCGAAAGAAGAAGTTATTGTTCCTACGGATCATTTCATTCCATTGTATGGATTGAGTCCGAAGCTTGGACCAATTGCCGACTGGGGATTGACAATCGATAAGAATGCGATCGAGGTCAACACATTTGACTATTCGACAAATATTGAACGCATTTTTGCAATTGGGGATATCAATACTTATCCAGGTAAATTGAAGCTGATTCTATGTGGTTACCACGAAGCCGCATTAATGGCGCAATCGGCATTCAAGTATGTTTATCCGGATCAGAAATTAAGCTTTAAATACACTACCGTTAATGGTATCAATGCGTTTTAA
- a CDS encoding 2Fe-2S iron-sulfur cluster-binding protein, which translates to MENIINIEVEDRDGTTRTVEVPTDINLSLMEILKASEYDILATCGGMALCATCHVEVLEGAENLSEPEDQELDMLDTLPDLTDSSRLACQLRLNNSNEGLRVKIRGSLQ; encoded by the coding sequence ATGGAGAATATCATTAACATTGAAGTCGAAGATCGCGACGGAACAACAAGGACGGTTGAAGTCCCTACGGACATCAACTTAAGCCTAATGGAAATCTTGAAGGCTTCGGAGTACGACATCTTAGCTACCTGTGGCGGAATGGCTTTATGCGCGACCTGCCATGTGGAGGTTTTAGAAGGTGCTGAGAACTTGTCCGAGCCAGAAGATCAGGAGTTGGACATGTTAGATACTTTGCCCGATTTAACCGATTCGAGCAGGCTTGCCTGCCAATTAAGGTTAAACAATAGTAATGAGGGCTTAAGGGTAAAAATTCGAGGTAGTTTGCAGTAG